The Methylomonas sp. UP202 DNA window CCCCGGACCGCCAATTGGCCAAACGCGTCGAGGAGCGGCTGCAAACGGATCAAGGCTTGAACTTGCCGGCGCTGTCCGCCGCGCCGCCGCAAACCGTCGAACAGGCTTTGCCGCGCTTCAAGGAACGCTTGATGACCAACTTGCCCAAAGCGCCGCCCAAATCCGTGCAGCCCCGACCGGAGCGGCCCGCCGCCGAGCCGGACGCCAGCCGGCGCCTGTCGATCGCGGCGGTGCGCGGCTTGGCGCTGGAAAACAATCTGGATTTGAAAATTGCTCAAATCGATCCCAAGCTGGCGCAATTGGCGGTCAGCGAGGAACAAGCCAAATTCGACGATTTGATCTTTGCCAAGGCCAAGTACGGCCAGAAGAACACCCCGGCCGAGAATTTGGATGTCGTGACCTTTACGCCCAGCGACGCCGATTCGCCGCTGAAAAACGAAACCGATAAATTGACCGCGATTGCCCAACGCACCGAAGGCTTGGAACTGGAGGCCGGCGTGGTGATACCGCTGCGGACCGGCGCCAAGGTCACCATCAGCGCGCCGTTCGACGCCAAGAAACAATATCGGGGCGTGGCCTCCGACCAATACCGCAACGCGCTGCGCTTTTCGATCAGCCAGCCGCTGCTGCGCGACGCCGGTATCGCCAACAATGTGGCCGGCATCCGCATCGCCCGCTACGAACAACAGGCGGTCGATGTCAAAACCCGCTTGCAGGCGATTCGGGTGCTGGCGGCGGTCGAGCGCAGCTATTGGAGTCTCTACGTCGCCTGGGGCGAGTTGGACGTGCGCCGCCAGCAATACGAAAATGCCGCCGGCAATCTGGCGATGGTCAAAAAACGGGTCGGCGAAGGTTTGACCGCCGCGGTCGAAATCAATCGCGCCGAGATCGGCGTCGCCGAACGCTTGGAAACCTTGATCGTCGCCGAAACCACGTTGAAAACCCGGCAACGCCAGCTCAAGTTGCTGTTGAACGATGCCAATCTCGATTTGGATTCGCCGACGGTCTTGATCCCGGACACCGAGCCGACCTTGTTGGAATTCGGCTTCGATCGGGAACAGTTGGCGGCGCGAGCCTTGGACGGGCGGCTGGAGTTGCTGGAACTGGAATTGAAGTTGGCCGCAGACGCCACCAAAATCGATTACCTGGAAAACCAGACCTTGCCGATGTTCATGCTGGATTACCAATACGCCGGCCTGGGCCGCGATACCGGCTCGATCAACGGCGCCTTCGATCAAACCCTGAGCGGACGCTATTCCGACTGGTCGGTCGGCTTGCGGATGGAAATTCCGTTGACCAACGAATTGCGCCGCGCCCGGCTGGACAAGGCGGTGCAGGAGCGTCTGCAACGCTTGACCACCAAGCAATTGCGCGAACTCAGCGTGCGCCGGGAGATTTACGATGCGCTGGACGTGTTGGGCCAGAACTGGCGGCGCATATTGGCCGCCCGCCAGAACGTGCTATTGGCCGGCCTGAATTACGACGCCGAACTCAAGCAATTTCGGGAAGGCTTGCGGACGATGACCGAAGTGCTGGAAACCTTGACCCGGCTGGGTGAGGCGCAATTGCGCGAAGTCAGGGCGGTCGGCGATTATCAGGTGGCGCTGGTCGATCTGGCTTTCGCGACCGGCACCGTGCTCGGCCATAGCCGGGTCGATTTCGAGCAGGCGGCGGCGCGCTAACGTCGATCGCCGGATTGCCGCCGATTTGCTTTCCCGGCCGGCATTCTCAATAATCGCAAGCTGTTTTGACTGTCACGGATTGCGATTATGTTCGAACTTTATTTAGACAGCGCCGATCTGGGCGCGATTCACGCTCTCTCCGCCAGCTTGCCGCTGGCTGGTGTAACGACCAATCCGACTATTCTGGCCAGTAGCGGTCAAGGCTTGCAGCAATGGCTGCCGGCCCTGGCCGATATTTTCCGCGGACAGCTTCGGGTACACGTACAAGTCGTGGCGGTGACGACCGAAGCCATGGTCGCGGAAGCGCTCGAACTGGCGGCATTGCCCTACGACATCGTCGTCAAGATACCGGCGCATGCGCCCGGTCTGGCCGCGATCAAGCAAATCAAGCGGCAGCACGACATTCCGGTATTGGCGACCGCGATTTACCACGTGCAGCAAGGCTGGTTGGCGGCGCTGAACGGTGCGGACTATCTGGCGCCGTATTTGAACCGGATCGACAACCTGGGTCAGGACGGCCTCGGCGTGGTGGGCGACTTGCAAGCGCTGATCGACCGTTACCAATTGCCGAGCAAATTGTTGGTGGCCAGCTTCAAAAACGTCCAGCAGGTCTTGCAGGTCTTGAAGCTCGGCGTCGCGTCGGTCACGCTGCCGCCGGACATCGCCCGGGCCATGCTGGCCGCGCCGGCCACCGACCGGGCCGTCGAGAGCTTCTCGCTGGATTGGCGCGGCGTACACGGCGAACGGCTGTCGTTTCAAAGTTAAGCCGGAACTACGATGCCAAGCGATGCGCACACGTCGTTCCGCTGGTGGCGGGCCGGCGATTTGGATGGCTTTTTCGGCCTGTTTGTCGATAACCTGATTCAACTGATCCTGATCGTGGTGCTGTGCGGCAATGTGTTGCAAATGCCGGGCGATCTGGTGTTCGGGCGAATTTTGCCCGGCGTCGCGGTCAGTCTGCTGGTCGGCAATGGCTTTTACGCCTGGCAGGCGCGCCGGCTAGCGTTGGCGACCGGCCAAGCGCAAGTGACCGCGCTGCCCTACGGCGTGAACACCGTGTCCTTGTTCGCTCACGTGTTGTTCGTGATGAAGCCGGTGTTGGAGCAAAGCCACGACGCCGAATTGGCCTGGCGGGTTGGTTTGGCGGCCTGCCTGGGTTCCGGCGTCATTGAGCTGGCCGGCGCCTTTCTGGCCGGCTGGGTTAAGCGCATCACGCCGCGCGCGGCCCTGCTGGCGACGCTGGCCGGCATCGCAATCACCTTCATTGCCATGGATTTTTGCTTTCGGATATTCGCTCAGCCCTTGGTCGGCTTGCTGCCGCTGGCGGTGATTCTGCTGCAGTACATCGGCCGACTGCGCCTGCCCTTCGACGTGCCGGCCGGTCTGGTGGCGGTGGTGTTGGGCACCGGGTTGGCTTGGGGCTTGGGGAGGATGGATGCCACCGCGTTGAACGCCGCGTTCGCGCTGAATCCGCAATGGCCGGCGTTGTATCTCGGCGATTTGCTGGAAGCGACTTTCTCGAACTATTTGCTGCAATTTCTGCCGGTCATCGTGCCGATGGGCTTGTTCAACCTGATTGGCTCGCTGCAAAATCTGGAAAGCGCCGAGGCGGCCGGCGACCGCTTCGGCGTGCGCAGTTCGCTGGCGATGAACGGCGTCGGTACGATCGCGGCGGCCTGCTGCGGCAGCGTATTTCCGACCACGATCTACATCGGCCATCCCGGCTGGAAAAAGATGGGCGCCGGCGCCGGCTATTCGGTGGCCAACGGCGTCGCCATCACCCTGCTGTGCCTGTTGGGTTTGGTCGGCTGGGTGGCGGCGTTGGTGCCGGTCGAGGCCGGCGCGGCCATTTTGCTATGGATAGGCATCACCATCGCCGCCCAAGCCTTTCAGGCCACGCCGGCCGACCATGCCCCGGCCGTCGTGGTCGGTTTCTTCCCGGCCCTGGCGGGCTGGGGTCTGTTGATGCTGGAAAGCGGCTTGCGTGCCGCCGGCGCCAACGTCGAAACGGTCGGCTTGACCGCGTTGACGCAACAGTTGCCGATCGGCGGCTTGATTGCGCTGGAACGCGGTTTTATTTTCACGTCGATGATTTGGTCGGCGCTGACGGTCTGTTTAATCGAAGCCCGCTACCGCGCCGCCGCTTATTGGGCGCTGGCCGCCGCCGCGATCAGTGCCACCGGCCTGATGCACGGCTACGCGATCGCCGGCGGCG harbors:
- a CDS encoding TolC family protein, whose protein sequence is MSRRRTHLLGLPNACPALGGLVLLLALGGCAGYFDTAPDRQLAKRVEERLQTDQGLNLPALSAAPPQTVEQALPRFKERLMTNLPKAPPKSVQPRPERPAAEPDASRRLSIAAVRGLALENNLDLKIAQIDPKLAQLAVSEEQAKFDDLIFAKAKYGQKNTPAENLDVVTFTPSDADSPLKNETDKLTAIAQRTEGLELEAGVVIPLRTGAKVTISAPFDAKKQYRGVASDQYRNALRFSISQPLLRDAGIANNVAGIRIARYEQQAVDVKTRLQAIRVLAAVERSYWSLYVAWGELDVRRQQYENAAGNLAMVKKRVGEGLTAAVEINRAEIGVAERLETLIVAETTLKTRQRQLKLLLNDANLDLDSPTVLIPDTEPTLLEFGFDREQLAARALDGRLELLELELKLAADATKIDYLENQTLPMFMLDYQYAGLGRDTGSINGAFDQTLSGRYSDWSVGLRMEIPLTNELRRARLDKAVQERLQRLTTKQLRELSVRREIYDALDVLGQNWRRILAARQNVLLAGLNYDAELKQFREGLRTMTEVLETLTRLGEAQLREVRAVGDYQVALVDLAFATGTVLGHSRVDFEQAAAR
- a CDS encoding transaldolase family protein, which gives rise to MFELYLDSADLGAIHALSASLPLAGVTTNPTILASSGQGLQQWLPALADIFRGQLRVHVQVVAVTTEAMVAEALELAALPYDIVVKIPAHAPGLAAIKQIKRQHDIPVLATAIYHVQQGWLAALNGADYLAPYLNRIDNLGQDGLGVVGDLQALIDRYQLPSKLLVASFKNVQQVLQVLKLGVASVTLPPDIARAMLAAPATDRAVESFSLDWRGVHGERLSFQS
- a CDS encoding NCS2 family permease, whose amino-acid sequence is MPSDAHTSFRWWRAGDLDGFFGLFVDNLIQLILIVVLCGNVLQMPGDLVFGRILPGVAVSLLVGNGFYAWQARRLALATGQAQVTALPYGVNTVSLFAHVLFVMKPVLEQSHDAELAWRVGLAACLGSGVIELAGAFLAGWVKRITPRAALLATLAGIAITFIAMDFCFRIFAQPLVGLLPLAVILLQYIGRLRLPFDVPAGLVAVVLGTGLAWGLGRMDATALNAAFALNPQWPALYLGDLLEATFSNYLLQFLPVIVPMGLFNLIGSLQNLESAEAAGDRFGVRSSLAMNGVGTIAAACCGSVFPTTIYIGHPGWKKMGAGAGYSVANGVAITLLCLLGLVGWVAALVPVEAGAAILLWIGITIAAQAFQATPADHAPAVVVGFFPALAGWGLLMLESGLRAAGANVETVGLTALTQQLPIGGLIALERGFIFTSMIWSALTVCLIEARYRAAAYWALAAAAISATGLMHGYAIAGGAIVNAYGPATTWPFVAGYAAMAAAFWMGGWRAPCKKSGVQI